Proteins from a genomic interval of Oceanibaculum indicum P24:
- a CDS encoding molybdate ABC transporter substrate-binding protein translates to MKLRTLVVVLAVLVSMPAKAADTLTLFAAGSLKTALGEVAKAYTARHSMAVATEFAASGLLRKRIEEGARPDVFASANMAHPQKLAAAGIGGPVMLFARNRLCALAQPGLAVTSETLLEVMLRPEVRLGTSTPKADPSGDYAWELFGKADALKPGSLKLLDGKALKLTGGPDSPKPPVGRNTYGWVMAEKQADLFLTYCTNARLAQAEVSGLQIVALPESLSVGADYGLTVIGADKPAAWQLAAFILSPDGQTILDKYGFTVAGVPAEK, encoded by the coding sequence ATGAAGCTCCGCACTCTGGTTGTGGTTCTGGCGGTGCTGGTGAGCATGCCCGCTAAAGCCGCTGATACTCTCACCCTGTTCGCTGCCGGCAGCCTGAAGACGGCGCTGGGGGAGGTGGCGAAGGCCTATACGGCCAGGCACAGCATGGCGGTGGCGACGGAGTTCGCCGCCTCCGGCCTGCTGCGCAAGCGCATCGAGGAAGGCGCGCGGCCCGATGTCTTCGCCTCCGCCAACATGGCGCATCCGCAGAAGCTGGCCGCCGCCGGCATTGGCGGGCCGGTCATGCTGTTCGCCCGCAACCGGCTGTGTGCCCTCGCCCAGCCGGGCCTCGCGGTGACCAGCGAGACGCTGCTGGAGGTCATGCTGCGCCCGGAGGTGCGGCTCGGCACCTCGACGCCGAAGGCCGACCCGTCCGGTGATTATGCGTGGGAACTGTTCGGCAAGGCCGATGCGCTGAAGCCCGGCAGCCTGAAGCTGCTGGACGGCAAGGCGCTGAAGCTGACTGGTGGCCCGGATTCGCCGAAGCCGCCGGTCGGGCGCAACACCTATGGCTGGGTGATGGCGGAGAAGCAGGCCGACCTCTTCCTGACCTACTGCACCAATGCAAGGCTGGCGCAGGCGGAGGTGTCGGGGCTGCAGATCGTCGCCCTGCCGGAGAGCCTGTCGGTGGGCGCGGATTACGGCCTGACCGTCATCGGGGCGGACAAGCCGGCGGCGTGGCAGCTGGCGGCCTTCATCCTCTCGCCGGACGGCCAGACCATCCTAGATAAGTACGGGTTCACCGTGGCCGGGGTGCCCGCCGAGAAATAG
- a CDS encoding iron ABC transporter substrate-binding protein, whose protein sequence is MGRFVLLLLGGLICWSLDSAPASARTLTDSAGRTVTLPDRVETVFAAGPPATVFLYTLAPETLAGWSRPLHADERPYVPERFRDLPNLGRLTGRGGTANLEAVLAAKPDLIFDFGSTAPTYVSLADRVQAQTGIPAILIDGRFENTAAALRLLGEALGRQERAEALARYTERTLVEVDAIAAQVPQDRRPRVYLARGPVGLETGVRGSINTEIIERAGGINVADAPGQRGIVNVSLEQVLAWNPEVIITWDERGLAHMLTDARWRNVRAVQTGRLYLAPSVPFGWIDRPPSINRLLGLRWLAKVLYPDIDTGDMRAITREFYRLFYHVELDEALLAPLLAGPGR, encoded by the coding sequence ATGGGCCGTTTCGTCCTTCTGCTGCTGGGCGGCCTGATCTGCTGGAGCCTTGACTCTGCGCCTGCATCGGCGCGGACACTCACCGATTCGGCCGGGCGCACTGTCACCCTGCCCGACCGCGTCGAGACCGTGTTCGCCGCCGGTCCGCCGGCCACGGTCTTCCTTTACACCCTGGCACCGGAGACGCTGGCCGGCTGGTCGCGCCCGCTGCATGCCGATGAGCGCCCCTATGTGCCGGAACGCTTCCGCGACCTGCCGAACCTGGGGCGGCTGACAGGGCGCGGCGGCACCGCCAATCTGGAGGCTGTGCTGGCGGCGAAGCCCGACCTCATCTTCGATTTCGGCTCGACCGCGCCGACCTATGTGTCGCTGGCGGACCGGGTGCAGGCGCAGACCGGCATTCCCGCCATCCTGATTGACGGGCGCTTCGAGAATACGGCGGCGGCTTTGCGTCTGCTGGGCGAGGCGCTGGGCCGGCAGGAACGCGCGGAGGCACTGGCGCGCTATACCGAGCGCACGCTGGTCGAGGTCGATGCCATCGCCGCGCAGGTGCCGCAGGACCGGCGGCCGCGCGTCTATCTGGCGCGCGGGCCGGTCGGGCTGGAGACCGGGGTGCGCGGCTCCATCAATACCGAGATCATCGAGCGTGCGGGCGGCATCAACGTGGCCGACGCGCCCGGCCAGCGCGGCATCGTGAATGTCTCGCTGGAGCAGGTGCTGGCCTGGAATCCGGAAGTCATCATCACCTGGGACGAGCGCGGCCTCGCCCATATGCTGACCGATGCGCGCTGGCGCAATGTCCGCGCGGTACAGACCGGGCGGCTCTATCTCGCCCCCTCGGTGCCCTTCGGCTGGATCGACCGGCCGCCCTCGATCAACCGGCTGCTCGGCCTGCGCTGGCTGGCGAAGGTGCTCTATCCCGATATCGATACCGGCGACATGCGGGCGATCACCAGGGAGTTCTACCGGCTGTTCTACCATGTCGAGCTGGATGAGGCGCTGCTGGCGCCGCTGCTTGCCGGCCCAGGGCGCTAG
- a CDS encoding FecCD family ABC transporter permease, translated as MTVETRHGAAAGVRSWLMPGALLVLLALLILLALSVGQYPVTPGQLFDLIVAGLTGRPSAVPETVQTVIWQVRLPRVAGALLVGAALAAAGAAYQGLFRNPLVSPDILGVSAGSGLGAVLGIFLSLPVIFIQLSAFVFGIAAVTLVYLIAASVRGREPVLVLVLAGVVLGTLAGAVISLLKVLADPYDQLPAITFWLLGSLATLNPGDVLAAAPLVLLGLAPLYLLRWRMNLMALGDEEAKTLGVDAARLRLLFIAAATLMTAAVVSISGIVGWVGLVMPHIARMLVGPNFERLLPASLLLGAGYLLIVDTLARTLTVTEVPLGILTAFLGAPFFLWLLARGRHGWQ; from the coding sequence ATGACAGTGGAAACCCGGCATGGCGCGGCGGCGGGCGTGCGCTCCTGGCTGATGCCGGGGGCGCTGCTGGTGCTCTTGGCGCTGCTCATCCTGCTGGCCCTGTCGGTCGGCCAGTATCCGGTGACGCCGGGGCAGCTGTTCGACCTGATCGTCGCCGGCCTGACTGGGCGGCCCTCCGCCGTGCCGGAAACCGTGCAGACCGTCATCTGGCAGGTGCGCCTGCCGCGTGTTGCCGGCGCGCTGCTGGTCGGCGCGGCGCTGGCTGCCGCCGGGGCCGCCTATCAGGGGCTGTTCCGAAACCCGCTGGTCTCGCCGGACATACTGGGTGTGTCTGCCGGCTCCGGGCTGGGCGCGGTGCTGGGCATCTTCCTGTCGCTGCCGGTCATCTTCATCCAGCTCAGCGCCTTCGTGTTCGGCATCGCGGCGGTCACGCTGGTCTATCTGATCGCCGCCTCGGTGCGCGGGCGCGAGCCGGTGCTGGTCCTTGTGCTGGCCGGCGTGGTGCTGGGCACGCTGGCCGGCGCCGTCATCTCGCTGCTGAAGGTGCTGGCCGACCCCTATGACCAGTTGCCCGCCATCACCTTCTGGCTGCTGGGCAGTCTTGCCACGCTCAATCCCGGCGATGTGCTGGCGGCGGCACCGCTGGTGCTGCTTGGCCTCGCGCCGCTGTATCTGCTGCGCTGGCGGATGAACCTGATGGCGCTGGGCGATGAGGAGGCGAAGACGCTGGGCGTCGATGCCGCGCGGCTGCGCCTGCTGTTCATCGCCGCCGCCACGCTGATGACCGCCGCCGTGGTGTCGATCAGCGGCATTGTCGGATGGGTCGGCCTCGTCATGCCGCATATCGCGCGCATGCTGGTGGGGCCCAATTTCGAGCGGCTGCTGCCCGCCTCGTTGCTGCTGGGGGCGGGCTATCTGCTGATCGTCGATACGCTGGCGCGCACCCTGACCGTGACCGAGGTGCCGCTGGGCATCCTGACCGCCTTCCTCGGCGCGCCCTTCTTCCTGTGGCTGCTGGCGCGCGGGAGGCACGGATGGCAGTAG
- a CDS encoding ABC transporter ATP-binding protein: MAVEAGLRVEALSFGYGGRPVGREVGFALEAGEVICLLGPNGGGKTTLFKTMLGLLRPLGGRVTLGGEDIAGWKRETLARHIAYVPQAHSAFFPFTVRDIVLMGRASQVGLFATPGAADRKAAEAALAALGIERLADRAYTEISGGERQLTLIARALAQEPRVLVMDEPTASLDFGNQIRVLEKVRGLARTGIAVLLSTHDPDHAFLCADRVALLHEGRLHALGAPAEVVTAEALRLLYGVEVEIVTLPESGRRICVPSLVSF; encoded by the coding sequence ATGGCAGTAGAGGCAGGATTGCGCGTCGAGGCGCTTTCCTTCGGCTATGGCGGCCGGCCGGTCGGGCGGGAGGTCGGCTTCGCGCTGGAAGCGGGGGAGGTGATCTGCCTGCTGGGACCGAATGGCGGCGGCAAGACCACCCTGTTCAAGACCATGCTGGGCCTCTTGCGTCCGCTCGGCGGGCGGGTAACGCTGGGCGGTGAGGATATCGCTGGCTGGAAGCGCGAGACCCTGGCCCGCCACATCGCCTATGTGCCGCAGGCGCACAGCGCCTTCTTCCCCTTCACCGTACGCGACATCGTGCTGATGGGGCGGGCATCGCAGGTCGGCCTGTTCGCCACGCCGGGGGCGGCTGACCGCAAGGCGGCGGAGGCCGCGCTGGCGGCGCTGGGCATCGAACGACTGGCGGACCGCGCCTATACGGAGATCAGCGGCGGCGAACGCCAGCTCACCCTGATCGCCCGCGCGCTGGCGCAGGAACCGCGCGTGCTGGTGATGGACGAGCCGACGGCCAGCCTCGATTTCGGGAACCAGATCCGGGTGCTGGAGAAGGTGCGCGGGCTGGCCCGCACCGGCATCGCCGTGCTGCTCAGCACGCACGACCCGGACCATGCCTTCCTGTGCGCCGACCGGGTGGCGCTGCTGCATGAGGGGCGGCTGCACGCGCTGGGCGCCCCGGCGGAAGTGGTCACCGCCGAGGCGCTGCGCCTGCTCTATGGCGTGGAGGTCGAGATCGTGACGCTGCCGGAGTCAGGACGGCGCATCTGCGTGCCGTCCCTGGTTTCATTTTAG
- a CDS encoding META domain-containing protein, protein MRPTLSLSIVALGLTLAACATDQHIAEGPMTPPAMPASYVAANGLSLPGSYAGVLPCADCPGIRHELTLRPDQSYALRRTYLERNLSEESIGRWHADPARRTLILGSEEAGTPEVLRLEIMGNGTLRLLDRTGQPIASTLPYELTRQMDAAPLEPVLPLRGAFTYMADAPRLTECRTGNSYPVAMEGEYLALERAYLAAKPKGAAPLTAEFKGALTQRPRMDGPGSEPTILVQRFDRLSTERACDPGVPASNTLANGYWRLIALEGEPVAPTEGGREPYLLLLPEPARYAANAGCNQIAGGYRLEGDTLRFGDGLATRMACPEPAMSREAALTNVLKETATWRIDGDRLSLLDEAGQQRAQFLAVYRP, encoded by the coding sequence ATGCGCCCCACCCTCAGCCTGTCCATCGTGGCCCTTGGCCTGACGCTGGCCGCTTGTGCCACGGACCAGCACATTGCCGAGGGGCCGATGACGCCGCCCGCCATGCCGGCAAGCTATGTCGCGGCGAACGGCCTGAGCCTGCCCGGCAGCTATGCCGGCGTGCTGCCCTGCGCCGACTGCCCGGGCATCAGGCACGAGCTGACCCTGCGCCCGGACCAGAGCTACGCGCTGCGCCGGACCTATCTGGAACGCAATCTGAGCGAGGAGAGCATCGGGCGCTGGCATGCCGACCCGGCGCGCCGCACGCTGATCCTCGGCAGCGAGGAAGCCGGCACGCCCGAGGTGCTGCGCCTGGAGATAATGGGCAATGGCACGCTGCGCCTGCTCGACCGTACCGGCCAGCCGATTGCCTCTACCCTGCCCTACGAGCTGACCCGACAGATGGACGCGGCGCCGCTGGAGCCGGTGCTGCCGCTGCGCGGCGCCTTCACTTACATGGCCGATGCGCCGCGCCTGACCGAATGCCGCACCGGCAATTCCTATCCGGTGGCAATGGAGGGCGAGTATCTGGCGCTGGAGCGCGCCTACCTCGCCGCCAAGCCGAAGGGTGCCGCACCGCTGACGGCGGAGTTCAAGGGTGCCCTCACCCAGCGACCCAGAATGGACGGCCCCGGCAGCGAGCCCACCATTCTGGTACAGCGCTTCGACCGGCTATCCACCGAACGCGCCTGCGATCCCGGCGTGCCGGCCTCCAACACGCTGGCCAATGGCTACTGGCGGCTGATTGCGCTGGAGGGCGAACCGGTGGCCCCTACGGAAGGCGGGCGTGAGCCCTATCTGCTGCTGCTGCCGGAGCCGGCGCGCTATGCCGCCAATGCCGGCTGCAACCAGATTGCCGGCGGCTATCGGCTGGAAGGCGACACGCTGCGCTTCGGCGACGGGCTTGCTACCCGGATGGCCTGCCCGGAACCGGCGATGAGCCGCGAGGCCGCGCTGACGAACGTACTGAAGGAGACGGCGACCTGGCGGATCGACGGCGACCGGCTGTCCCTGCTGGATGAGGCCGGCCAGCAGCGCGCGCAGTTCCTGGCGGTCTATCGGCCCTAA
- a CDS encoding cupin domain-containing protein: MTALKHEDATRNFAVVVQPDEGPSWWQPVPANGYGEVKFSQRNVPGLPFSTGVQSIAPGCFIRDHQHPDHTEILFFYEGEGTVELDGEPHPVRPGTAILLGSFRRHKIMNTGTKDLKMFWTIMPGGLDLFFEEIGRPRTPGEPAPAPFARPEDVDSIEMDTVFAPIAQK; this comes from the coding sequence ATGACCGCGCTGAAGCACGAAGACGCAACCCGGAATTTCGCGGTGGTGGTGCAGCCTGACGAGGGGCCGAGCTGGTGGCAGCCGGTGCCGGCCAATGGCTATGGCGAGGTGAAGTTCTCCCAGCGCAACGTGCCGGGCCTGCCCTTCTCCACCGGCGTCCAGTCCATCGCGCCGGGCTGCTTCATCCGCGACCATCAGCACCCCGACCATACCGAGATCCTGTTCTTCTATGAGGGCGAGGGCACGGTGGAGCTGGATGGCGAGCCGCATCCGGTGCGCCCCGGCACGGCGATCCTGCTGGGCTCCTTCCGCCGTCACAAGATCATGAACACCGGCACGAAGGACCTGAAGATGTTCTGGACCATCATGCCGGGCGGGCTCGACCTGTTCTTCGAGGAGATCGGTCGCCCGCGCACGCCCGGCGAGCCGGCGCCTGCGCCCTTCGCGCGACCTGAGGATGTGGACAGCATCGAGATGGATACCGTGTTCGCGCCGATCGCGCAGAAATAG
- a CDS encoding M81 family metallopeptidase — MTRRIFTATLGTETNTFSSLPTGMKMFEDTCLYRNASYGDKPPMFGAPLVVWRRRAEERGWDVVEGLCAFAMPAGKTVARVYRQFRDEILADIKAAMPVDAVLLSLHGAMVAEEHDDAEGQLIEAVRKLVGPDVAIGVELDLHANVGKRMLENATVIVLFKEYPHIDIPERAEEVFTLIADHLDGKTKPVMGWFDCKTIGVFHTTRPPMRGFVDRMAALEGKDGILSVSAIHGFPWADVPDMGSKMLVVADGDRAKATALAEKLGREFYGFREEAQPAYTSLDQAMARAASHNQPKPLVLADVSDNAGGGAASDSTFVLEAMLKKGISDAAIGMFWDPMAVRVAFEVGVGAETDIRLGGKLGASSGQPLDLRVKVLALLEDATVQFGGARKGHQKVGDMAALEADGIVIVVNTLRTQCSSADCFTNLGIDPASKKVVVVKSMQHFHAAYAPLASDVLYVAAPGALMPDFTKLDYKKAPRDQWPLVPAPLG; from the coding sequence ATGACCCGACGGATTTTCACCGCCACGCTGGGCACCGAGACAAACACCTTCTCCTCGCTGCCGACCGGCATGAAGATGTTCGAGGATACCTGCCTCTACCGCAATGCCAGCTATGGCGACAAGCCGCCGATGTTCGGCGCGCCGCTGGTGGTCTGGCGCCGCCGGGCGGAGGAGCGCGGCTGGGATGTGGTCGAGGGGCTGTGCGCCTTCGCCATGCCGGCCGGCAAGACGGTGGCGCGCGTCTATCGCCAGTTCCGTGACGAAATCCTGGCCGACATCAAGGCGGCGATGCCGGTCGATGCGGTGCTGTTGTCGCTGCATGGCGCGATGGTGGCCGAGGAGCATGACGATGCCGAGGGCCAGCTGATCGAGGCGGTGCGCAAGCTGGTCGGCCCGGATGTCGCCATTGGCGTGGAGCTGGATTTGCACGCCAATGTCGGCAAGCGCATGCTGGAGAACGCCACGGTCATCGTGCTGTTCAAGGAATATCCGCATATCGACATCCCGGAACGCGCGGAGGAGGTCTTCACCCTGATCGCCGACCATCTGGACGGCAAGACGAAGCCGGTGATGGGCTGGTTCGACTGCAAGACCATCGGCGTGTTCCATACCACCCGCCCGCCGATGCGCGGCTTCGTGGACCGGATGGCGGCGCTGGAAGGCAAGGATGGCATTCTGTCAGTCTCCGCCATTCACGGCTTCCCCTGGGCGGATGTGCCGGATATGGGCAGCAAGATGCTGGTGGTTGCCGATGGCGACCGGGCGAAGGCGACCGCGCTGGCGGAAAAGCTGGGGCGGGAGTTCTACGGCTTCCGCGAAGAGGCGCAGCCCGCCTACACCAGTCTGGATCAGGCGATGGCGCGGGCGGCCAGCCACAACCAGCCGAAGCCGCTGGTGCTGGCCGATGTCTCCGACAATGCCGGCGGCGGGGCGGCCAGCGATTCCACCTTCGTGCTGGAGGCGATGCTGAAGAAGGGCATAAGCGACGCCGCCATCGGCATGTTCTGGGACCCGATGGCGGTGCGCGTCGCCTTCGAGGTTGGCGTGGGCGCGGAAACCGATATCCGGCTTGGCGGCAAGCTGGGCGCGTCCTCCGGCCAGCCGCTCGACCTCAGGGTGAAGGTGCTGGCCCTGCTGGAAGATGCGACCGTGCAGTTCGGCGGTGCCCGCAAGGGCCATCAGAAGGTCGGCGACATGGCGGCGCTGGAGGCGGACGGCATCGTGATCGTGGTGAACACGCTGCGCACGCAGTGCTCCAGCGCCGACTGCTTCACCAATCTCGGCATCGATCCGGCGTCAAAGAAGGTCGTGGTGGTGAAGTCGATGCAGCATTTCCATGCCGCCTATGCGCCGCTGGCCTCCGACGTGCTCTATGTCGCCGCTCCCGGCGCACTGATGCCGGACTTCACCAAGCTGGATTACAAGAAGGCGCCGCGCGATCAGTGGCCGCTGGTGCCGGCCCCGCTGGGCTGA
- a CDS encoding glycoside hydrolase family 17 protein has product MSLDRMRARRLAGLALLALATIAGIGHWIAQGVPVALPDVSGGKFACVSYAPFREGQSPFQEGIIIPEWQIDEDFAALASNTRCVRTYAVDQGLDKVPEIAARHGLEVLLGVWIGSQADKNMLQMAKAVELANAHPQTVRAIVVGNEVMLRGELPREKLAETIRWVRQRSQVAVTYADVWEFWMRHKPLLDEVDFATIHILPYWEDEPVGIDAAVAHIMDIYRFVEKQMPGVTLLIGETGWPSAGRQREGAVPGRVNQAAFLRDFVSEVSKQGIDYNLIEAFDQPWKRANEGTVGGHWGLYDVGREAKFPLTGPVEELPGWKLWLTGSLLFGLLPLAWATLRREAPGTAAGWATLVLTGAASGTLLTMQARYVVEMSRMPFEWAAGGALWLLSLGAMLVLATALARAVEEKPDSATSRLVDPVRLLALAFVLAMCLGLVFDPRYRDFPASFALLPAVGLALLALLRGLPEAIGDAEVGLALALVPCAIFIAVREGPHNTQALLWCAASLLLALPVLAARLRDRRAALRLQPSGAGTSGH; this is encoded by the coding sequence GTGAGTCTGGACAGGATGCGGGCACGCAGGCTTGCCGGGCTGGCGCTGCTGGCGCTGGCCACAATTGCCGGTATTGGCCACTGGATCGCGCAAGGCGTTCCGGTGGCCTTGCCGGATGTAAGCGGCGGCAAGTTCGCCTGCGTCTCCTACGCGCCGTTCCGCGAGGGCCAGTCGCCCTTCCAGGAAGGCATCATCATCCCGGAATGGCAGATCGACGAGGATTTCGCGGCCCTCGCCAGCAACACGCGCTGCGTGCGCACCTATGCCGTCGATCAGGGCCTCGACAAGGTGCCGGAGATCGCCGCCCGCCACGGGCTGGAGGTGCTGCTGGGCGTGTGGATCGGCAGCCAGGCCGACAAGAACATGCTGCAGATGGCAAAGGCGGTCGAACTCGCCAACGCCCATCCGCAGACGGTCCGCGCCATCGTCGTCGGCAATGAGGTGATGCTGCGCGGCGAGCTGCCGCGCGAGAAGCTGGCCGAGACCATTCGCTGGGTCCGGCAGCGCTCGCAGGTGGCGGTGACCTATGCCGATGTGTGGGAATTCTGGATGCGGCACAAGCCGCTGCTCGATGAGGTGGATTTCGCCACCATCCATATCCTGCCCTATTGGGAGGACGAGCCGGTCGGCATCGACGCGGCCGTCGCCCACATCATGGACATCTACCGCTTCGTCGAAAAGCAGATGCCGGGTGTCACCCTGCTGATCGGCGAGACCGGCTGGCCCAGCGCCGGCCGCCAGCGCGAGGGCGCGGTGCCCGGCCGGGTGAACCAGGCCGCCTTCCTGCGCGACTTCGTTTCCGAGGTCAGCAAGCAGGGCATCGACTACAATCTGATCGAGGCGTTCGACCAGCCCTGGAAGCGCGCCAATGAAGGCACGGTCGGCGGCCATTGGGGCCTGTATGATGTCGGCCGCGAGGCCAAGTTCCCGCTGACCGGCCCGGTCGAGGAACTGCCCGGCTGGAAGCTCTGGCTCACCGGATCTCTGCTGTTCGGCCTGCTGCCGCTGGCCTGGGCCACCCTCCGCCGCGAGGCGCCGGGTACAGCCGCCGGCTGGGCCACGCTGGTGCTGACGGGTGCCGCCTCCGGCACGCTGCTCACCATGCAGGCACGCTATGTCGTTGAGATGAGCCGCATGCCCTTCGAATGGGCGGCGGGCGGGGCGCTGTGGCTGCTGTCGCTGGGCGCCATGCTGGTGCTGGCGACGGCGCTGGCGCGTGCTGTTGAGGAAAAACCCGACAGCGCGACAAGCCGGCTGGTCGATCCGGTGCGGCTGCTGGCGCTGGCCTTCGTGCTGGCGATGTGTCTGGGGCTGGTGTTCGATCCGCGTTACCGCGACTTCCCGGCCTCCTTCGCGCTGCTGCCGGCGGTGGGGCTTGCCCTGCTGGCGTTGCTCCGCGGTCTGCCGGAAGCCATCGGCGACGCGGAGGTCGGCCTCGCCCTCGCCCTAGTCCCCTGCGCCATCTTCATCGCCGTCCGGGAAGGCCCGCACAACACACAGGCCTTGCTGTGGTGCGCGGCCAGCCTGCTGCTGGCGCTGCCGGTGCTGGCGGCACGCCTGCGTGACAGGCGCGCCGCCCTGAGGCTTCAGCCCAGCGGGGCCGGCACCAGCGGCCACTGA